A single genomic interval of Bacillales bacterium harbors:
- a CDS encoding DHA2 family efflux MFS transporter permease subunit, which produces MDEKEWRTISTPTSVSQTETINKTPIVAVLLAGAFVAILNQTLLNTAIPKIMADLSISASQAQWLTTVFMLTNGVMIPVTAFLIERFTTRRLFLTAMSLFAVGTLIAALAPSFSYLLLARIVQASGAGILIPLMQTVFLTIFPREKRGAAMGMVGLVIAFAPAIGPTLSGWLVQTYSWRVLFYVVLPIAIIDIIVAFFVMKNVTRLTYPKVDVFSIILSSFGFGGLLYGFSSAGQSGWGSEKVLISLAIGAVALLIFIFRQLKLARPILEFRVFKYGVFTLATATGMIVFMTMISGELLLPIYMQNMRGYSPLESGLLLLPGAVLMGVMSPISGKLFDKIGARWLAVAGLAIIAAATYGFTNLTADTSFTYLIIVYAIRMFGMALVMMPITTEGLNALPNRLIPHGTAMNNTMRQVAASIGTALLVTVMTNTTKDRIQELASGSTDGLDRAEKLHAAIHGLNVSFFVAVGFAVVGLVLSFFIRRGEIAEEDR; this is translated from the coding sequence ATGGACGAAAAGGAGTGGAGAACGATATCGACACCAACTTCCGTATCACAGACAGAAACGATAAATAAAACACCGATTGTCGCCGTTTTGTTGGCGGGGGCTTTCGTCGCCATTTTAAACCAAACGTTATTGAATACAGCGATCCCGAAAATCATGGCAGATTTATCGATTTCCGCCTCGCAAGCGCAATGGCTGACGACAGTTTTCATGTTGACGAACGGCGTAATGATCCCGGTTACCGCTTTTCTCATCGAGCGCTTTACGACCCGGAGGTTATTTTTAACGGCCATGTCGTTGTTCGCCGTTGGTACGCTTATTGCGGCGCTTGCGCCAAGCTTTTCGTATTTGCTTTTGGCGCGCATTGTCCAAGCTTCGGGCGCAGGGATCTTGATTCCGCTCATGCAAACCGTGTTTCTGACGATTTTCCCGCGTGAAAAAAGAGGCGCAGCCATGGGCATGGTCGGCCTTGTCATTGCTTTTGCGCCGGCGATTGGACCGACGCTTTCCGGCTGGCTTGTCCAAACGTACTCGTGGCGGGTGTTATTTTATGTCGTGCTGCCGATTGCGATCATTGATATTATTGTGGCCTTCTTTGTTATGAAAAACGTTACGCGCCTTACCTACCCGAAGGTGGATGTGTTTTCGATCATTTTGTCTTCCTTTGGATTTGGCGGATTGCTGTACGGATTCTCCAGCGCAGGTCAAAGCGGCTGGGGCAGCGAAAAAGTGCTCATTTCTCTTGCCATCGGTGCCGTGGCGTTGCTCATTTTTATCTTCCGACAATTGAAATTGGCGCGTCCGATTCTCGAGTTTCGCGTCTTTAAATACGGCGTGTTCACGCTGGCGACGGCGACGGGGATGATCGTTTTCATGACGATGATCAGCGGGGAACTGCTCTTGCCGATCTACATGCAAAACATGCGCGGCTACTCACCGCTCGAATCCGGGCTGCTGTTATTGCCGGGGGCGGTCTTGATGGGGGTCATGTCTCCGATTTCAGGGAAATTATTTGATAAAATTGGCGCCCGTTGGCTGGCCGTGGCAGGGTTGGCGATCATCGCTGCCGCCACCTACGGTTTCACGAACTTAACGGCCGACACTTCGTTTACGTACTTGATTATCGTCTATGCGATTCGCATGTTCGGCATGGCGCTCGTCATGATGCCGATCACCACCGAAGGCTTGAATGCGCTCCCGAACCGCCTCATTCCTCACGGAACGGCGATGAACAACACGATGCGCCAAGTGGCGGCATCGATTGGAACGGCTTTGCTCGTCACCGTCATGACGAATACGACGAAAGACCGCATCCAAGAACTTGCTTCAGGATCTACCGACGGTTTGGACCGGGCGGAAAAGCTCCATGCCGCGATTCACGGGTTGAATGTATCTTTTTTTGTCGCTGTCGGGTTCGCCGTTGTCGGCCTCGTGTTGTCGTTTTTTATTCGGCGCGGGGAGATAGCTGAAGAAGATAGGTAA